ACACTTAACCATAATTATGAAAAACAAATTCTGCAGAACAAAAATTCTTGCAACAATAGGTCCGGCAATAGATACATCTGAACAATTAGAAAAAATGGTTGATGCCGGTGTTAACGGCTTCCGCTTAAACTTTTCACATGGAAACTTTGAGTACTTCGACCGCATATTCAATTTGATAAATGAATTATGCATCAATAAATCCTTGCCTATACCAATATTGATCGATCTCCAGGGACCGAAAATCAGGATAGGTGAATTGAGCGAACCGACTATTGAAATAAAATCCGGCGAAACAATAGAAATTACTATCGATGATATCCCCGGTACAAAAACAAAAATTTCTACAAGCTACAAGCAGCTCGCAAGTGATGCCAAGGTCGGGAATGTTATTTTGATCGATGACGGGTTGATACGATTGAAAATAAAATCAAAGACAAAAAAGTCGGTCGTGTGCGATATTATAGAGGGCGGAATACTCAAACCCAAAAAAGGAATGAATCTACCCGGAATGAATCTTAGTACACCATCAGTAACCGAAAAAGATTTTGAAAATTTAGACTTCTCTCTCAAGCACAGAGTTGA
Above is a genomic segment from Elusimicrobiota bacterium containing:
- the pyk gene encoding pyruvate kinase, which translates into the protein MKNKFCRTKILATIGPAIDTSEQLEKMVDAGVNGFRLNFSHGNFEYFDRIFNLINELCINKSLPIPILIDLQGPKIRIGELSEPTIEIKSGETIEITIDDIPGTKTKISTSYKQLASDAKVGNVILIDDGLIRLKIKSKTKKSVVCDIIEGGILKPKKGMNLPGMNLSTPSVTEKDFENLDFSLKHRVDFVALSFVRNAKDIIDLRKWMNKKGFDKPIIAKIEKEEAIKNFEKILETADGIMVARGDLGVELPSYEVPNIQKSIIKRCNEAGKLVIT